A genome region from Bemisia tabaci chromosome 3, PGI_BMITA_v3 includes the following:
- the LOC109044330 gene encoding uncharacterized protein isoform X2, with translation MTHCRKNDRWLIFHPHALFLVLAILGSCVAESPFPTVPTRTAYSSPSHIPTSDSGEKSAVLSLLTGNIKAATSTTNESATTSNAVIEKNASPDPIVAYMNGVTGPLQEDDLEYSLDYYNEKFLMKEYEFEPADFLKRLAKSAMSEGTTPAQFLQEIQDLLSLQNRSRSEQDDAAGREDASKIPAGYLSESLRKKMTEGWKNELKRLEKKYNISSESAGPDSITSTRLSLLFPHYINFGQKPFAAPANITVGISFAQKQVYDSRRGTYYYETPDAYIPSILGRPEFGGVIPLVLLSKPTQRIIIGTHLYALHWQDGNDMVPFRTKCALLKRRMEKSSLSEERRFRFLINNEIMHKNGTLLRTSIKNVYEQIPSTFKEKIDWDLLSWEVHL, from the exons ATGACGCACTGTAGAAAGAATGACAGATGGCTCATCTTCCACCCACATGCACTGTTCCTAGTTCTTGCCATTCTCGGTTCAT GCGTGGCGGAATCTCCTTTTCCCACTGTGCCTACGCGTACGGCGTATTCTTCTCCCTCTCACATTCCAACAAGCGACTCTGGAGAAAAATCTGCTGTACTTAGTCTGCTCACGGGCAATATCAAGGCGGCGACCTCCACTACCAATGAGTCCGCGACTACGTCCAATGCTGTTATTGAAAAAAACGCGAGTCCTGATCCAATCGTTGCGTATATGAATGGAGTAACCGGACCCTTGCAGGAGGACGATTTGGAGTACTCGTTAGATTACtacaatgaaaaatttctgatGAAGGAGTACGAGTTTGAGCCCGCGGACTTTTTGAAGAGACTCGCCAAATCTGCGATGTCGGAAGGAACGACACCAGCACAATTTCTTCAAGAGATACAGGATCTCCTGTCTTTGCAAAACCGATCGCGGTCTGAACAG gaTGACGCTGCTGGCCGAGAAGACGCCTCCAAAATTCCTGCTGGCTACCTGAGCGAGAGCTTGcggaaaaaaatgacagaaGGCTGGAAAAACGAGCTGAAAcgtctggaaaaaaaatacaatatcaGTTCGGAGAGCGCAGGACCTGACTCCATAACCTCCACAAGGTTATCGCTATTGTTCCCGCACTATATTAATTTCGGCCAGAAACCATTCGCGGCTCCGGCTAACATCACGGTGGGCATATCATTTGCCCAGAAACAGGTGTATGATTCTCGCAGAGGAACTTATTATTACGAGACCCCCGACGCATATATTCCATCAATTTTAGGTCGCCCAGAATTCGGTGGAGTCATTCCGTTGGTGCTGCTCAGTAAACCTACCCAGCGGATCATCATAGGCACGCACCTCTATGCCCTTCATTGGCAGGACGGTAATGACATGGTGCCCTTCCGGACCAAGTGCGCCTTGCTGAAGCGTCGTATGGAAAAGAGCTCACTATCGGAGGAGCGGAGATTTAGGTTTCTAATCAACAATGAAATCATGCATAAAAATGGAACTTTGCTGAGGACATCAATTAAAAATGTCTACGAGCAAATACCGAgtacttttaaggaaaaaattgactgGGATTTGCTGAGTTGGGAGGTGCATCTTTGA
- the LOC109044330 gene encoding uncharacterized protein isoform X1: MTHCRKNDRWLIFHPHALFLVLAILGSCLNGDLLFIFHAGVAESPFPTVPTRTAYSSPSHIPTSDSGEKSAVLSLLTGNIKAATSTTNESATTSNAVIEKNASPDPIVAYMNGVTGPLQEDDLEYSLDYYNEKFLMKEYEFEPADFLKRLAKSAMSEGTTPAQFLQEIQDLLSLQNRSRSEQDDAAGREDASKIPAGYLSESLRKKMTEGWKNELKRLEKKYNISSESAGPDSITSTRLSLLFPHYINFGQKPFAAPANITVGISFAQKQVYDSRRGTYYYETPDAYIPSILGRPEFGGVIPLVLLSKPTQRIIIGTHLYALHWQDGNDMVPFRTKCALLKRRMEKSSLSEERRFRFLINNEIMHKNGTLLRTSIKNVYEQIPSTFKEKIDWDLLSWEVHL, encoded by the exons ATGACGCACTGTAGAAAGAATGACAGATGGCTCATCTTCCACCCACATGCACTGTTCCTAGTTCTTGCCATTCTCGGTTCAT GCTTAAATGGCgatttattattcatttttcacgCAGGCGTGGCGGAATCTCCTTTTCCCACTGTGCCTACGCGTACGGCGTATTCTTCTCCCTCTCACATTCCAACAAGCGACTCTGGAGAAAAATCTGCTGTACTTAGTCTGCTCACGGGCAATATCAAGGCGGCGACCTCCACTACCAATGAGTCCGCGACTACGTCCAATGCTGTTATTGAAAAAAACGCGAGTCCTGATCCAATCGTTGCGTATATGAATGGAGTAACCGGACCCTTGCAGGAGGACGATTTGGAGTACTCGTTAGATTACtacaatgaaaaatttctgatGAAGGAGTACGAGTTTGAGCCCGCGGACTTTTTGAAGAGACTCGCCAAATCTGCGATGTCGGAAGGAACGACACCAGCACAATTTCTTCAAGAGATACAGGATCTCCTGTCTTTGCAAAACCGATCGCGGTCTGAACAG gaTGACGCTGCTGGCCGAGAAGACGCCTCCAAAATTCCTGCTGGCTACCTGAGCGAGAGCTTGcggaaaaaaatgacagaaGGCTGGAAAAACGAGCTGAAAcgtctggaaaaaaaatacaatatcaGTTCGGAGAGCGCAGGACCTGACTCCATAACCTCCACAAGGTTATCGCTATTGTTCCCGCACTATATTAATTTCGGCCAGAAACCATTCGCGGCTCCGGCTAACATCACGGTGGGCATATCATTTGCCCAGAAACAGGTGTATGATTCTCGCAGAGGAACTTATTATTACGAGACCCCCGACGCATATATTCCATCAATTTTAGGTCGCCCAGAATTCGGTGGAGTCATTCCGTTGGTGCTGCTCAGTAAACCTACCCAGCGGATCATCATAGGCACGCACCTCTATGCCCTTCATTGGCAGGACGGTAATGACATGGTGCCCTTCCGGACCAAGTGCGCCTTGCTGAAGCGTCGTATGGAAAAGAGCTCACTATCGGAGGAGCGGAGATTTAGGTTTCTAATCAACAATGAAATCATGCATAAAAATGGAACTTTGCTGAGGACATCAATTAAAAATGTCTACGAGCAAATACCGAgtacttttaaggaaaaaattgactgGGATTTGCTGAGTTGGGAGGTGCATCTTTGA
- the LOC109044367 gene encoding uncharacterized protein, whose amino-acid sequence MATPLKDISGSCGQLSCLTFHLIALVIATVLIPCETRIISNVDENDIVSSISPELTSTSSPLPTSPSDSGAELTSNATTLKKEIPDLYEPYMKGMTSQLGDFDLEFALDYYSEKTLIKEYKFDSINLVKKLADSAMAHNTPPNSFLEEIQDLISLQNRSRIEPDESTTRDEVSQLNTGLLSESYLKRMAEGWKNELKRLEKKYNVSSECTGPDSITPTRLALMFPHYLNFGQRPFAVGSKINLRMNDYHTTTPAPIDNSCDPDYYDTYGRCPPAPRSTVSRGFVVVDETYEVPAIFKRAEFGGMIPLSWTSTPSLHPTSTRSTLSQVTKSLIGLHLFALYGSEQNDVIPFRTKCVLLRMRMQRCMLSNKRRIRFLDNNDITPSSLASSFQRAYDKLPYDFTSKINWKIFEFGENSISH is encoded by the exons ATGGCGACACCACTTAAGGATATCAGTGGTTCCTGTGGGCAGCTTAGCTGTCTCACTTTCCACTTAATAGCGTTGGTCATCGCGACGGTTTTGATTCCAT GCGAAACCAGGATCATTTCAAACGTGGATGAAAATGACATAGTTAGCTCGATATCACCGGAGCTTACAAGTACCTCAAGTCCACTTCCAACTTCACCTTCCGATTCAGGTGCTGAATTAACATCGAATGCGACCACACTCAAGAAGGAGATCCCCGACCTCTATGAGCCTTACATGAAAG GCATGACAAGTCAGTTGGGAGATTTTGATTTAGAGTTTGCGCTGGACTATTACAGCGAAAAGACTTTGATCAAAGAATACAAATTCGACTCAATAAACTTGGTGAAGAAGCTTGCAGACTCCGCCATGGCCCATAACACTCCGCCGAACTCGTTCTTGGAGGAGATCCAAGATCTGATCTCCTTGCAGAATCGATCTCGGATTGAGCCGGACGAGAGCACTACTCGTGATGAg GTTTCGCAGCTCAATACAGGACTTCTCAGCGAGAGTTATCTCAAACGAATGGCCGAGGGCTGGAAGAACGAGCTGAAAAGACTCGAAAAGAAATACAACGTCAGCTCAGAATGTACTGGCCCGGACTCGATAACTCCAACGCGGTTGGCCCTCATGTTTCCGCACTACCTCAACTTCGGCCAGAGACCCTTCGCAGTAGGGTCCAAGATAAACTTACGCATGAATGACTACCATACCACAACACCAGCTCCAATAGACAATAGTTGTGATCCTGACTATTATGACACTTATGGGAGGTGCCCGCCTGCTCCACGATCAACAGTGTCCAGAGGCTTCGTTGTTGTTGACGAAACCTACGAGGTGCCAGCGATCTTCAAACGGGCGGAATTCGGTGGAATGATTCCTCTCTCATGGACGAGTACTCCATCCCTCCATCCCACTTCCACAAGAAGTACCCTTTCTCAAGTCACAAAAAGTCTTATTGGCTTGCACTTGTTCGCACTTTACGGAAGTGAGCAGAATGATGTGATACCCTTCCGGACGAAGTGCGTATTGCTACGGATGCGCATGCAAAGGTGCATGCTGTCCAACAAACGAAGAATCAGATTTCTTGATAACAATGACATTACTCCCTCAAGTTTAGCATCGTCTTTCCAAAGAGCGTATGATAAACTTCCTTATGATTTCACGTCGAAAAtcaattggaaaatttttgagttcGGAGAAAATTCCATCAGTCATTGA